aaatagcgtgtgcaatttccctggtttaattctatgggacatgataaatgtgtttgttttactcatttttatatattttttggtgtatttataatgtactttttttggagtcattatgtgtatttttgtttaaaatcctgctcaatcctcaaGGCATTTgccaaaatttccccaaattaaataaatatagtcactacctgtcacctattgcttagatattgtcggTGCTTTCTATACTGCATATGTTTTTATGGTTTATACATGAAAATGCAAAagcattaatgttgaaattgttcagtTTCCCACCTCTGCATATCAAACTTATCTGTATTTGGCCGATGAACcagaatgagtttgacacccctgatttacacaatgattcatgtcattttttactttcttctgtggGCCGTGTTGGATGCACCAAAAGggacggatttggcccctgggccttgagtttgacatctTTAACCCTTGATCTTGATTGATTTTCAGTAATAACTGATAGAGGTGAATTCCTGTTGTAAATAAGTGTACATTAAAGACTTTATGATGTCACTCTCTCACCTTCCTTGTTTCCCTCTATCTCAAAGTCATCAGGCAGCAGACTATCCTGCCTGTTCCCCAGCGTAAAGGACAGCAGTGCCAGGAGGACGGCATCTAAAATACTGATGATAGCCAGGATGTAGGCCCAGCGCACCGTGCAGTTTCCCAGGGTGTACTTCCCCGTCCTCTGGCCACACATCCTCTTCACCTCTTCAGCGTCCCACCCGTCTGGGTAAATCATGCAGCCAATCACCATCAACACACCTACAGAGAAATTAGTCAAAAATAGGAAATGTAAGTACTTTTTGTTTATAATGATAAAGTCCTTTTGCTTCACATGTATATCAACtctcaaaaaaaacaactgaaatatgatttgaccattttatttctaaagtcTTTCAGGAATCagatattaaataaacagtataaacaCCATTCTGTAATATTTAGGTGTTAGACTTTGAATTGTatgagtgataaaaaaaaaagtttcttgtagttttatttaaattactacgGTGCAATACGTTTTTAATAcgtttttgaattttaaaaacagttggtttcactgtaacaaactgtaaccaGATGAGAAAAAAGCATCACTGtgatgttattattaataatactattattattttaacattgacatgttaatgttgccacactgttatataactaagtataaaaacgtattttatggggcatatgatgaatttatgtaaaacaaaaataaccacattttaaaacggaataaccgaagaacgaagggtacacggataaAAATGCTACATATATGGTTCTGATataatttttcttctttaatgttaaataaatatctcAAGTGGACTTCCAGACACTTGTCATTCAGTAttcctgtttatttacatgaacagaCGCTGCTTATTGTGGGGAGTTAGTATAAATCAACCCGTGCTAAACCCCCAGCAAAACAACCTTCTTCAACCCAATTCTTATCGTCTTAAAACCAGCATCACTACTATAGCGCTGCCCTTTCATTATCATTTCATTTCCTGATATAAAGTTCATCATTGTTTCTTTCCTCGTGTGGCTTTCTCTCCTTGACTCCTCGCTTTGCCGAGCAACCATGTAAACAACGCAGGTTCCATACCGCTCTCGGGATACTTCTGCGTCTTATTCGTTGGTGTTTTATTGCGGTTGGCTCCACATTCCGGAAGCATGTACAAATTTGGGTGGCAGCAGGGGTTGCAAGGCTTTGTTGTCGCATGGCATTTGCTAGTTATGGCACCATCCCCGTGCAGGAAATGGTGGCATGAACAAACAGATGTGCTatgtgaatttcaaaataaaagcatatcttaaagatgacgatgtttatcgatgttttcattgtgcatcGCTGTGATTGGatcgttaattaattaatcgatgTATCGATATGGAtcgatgtattgttacaccactaCTATGTACGTGTCAGTcacaatagaaaataaatttttttggcACTTTTGTATGAGTTCCGTGTAGGTTTAGATCAGTTACTCAACCCAGCAACACATGATTGTATTACATGTAACCAAAACCCCACCCGAGGTGTCGAGTCAGACTGAAATGGGATCTCTTCTTGCCTTTCAGCGTGAGGAACAACATGTtcagagcaaacacacacacacacacacacacacacacacacacacacacacacacacacacacacacacacacacacacctgaaacCAGAGCTGTGAAGGTGGCATGTCGGACAGATTACTACCTTACACCTACACCTGACTCACAGGATACGTAACTCAGGAGACAATAGGAAGCCTCTGCCATCACTCCCAGTCACAGGTCACTATTGTATTGGCTTTAGACTGGTGatcaataactaaataaatggaAATCTATTTAATAAAACGAAAAAAATCTGGATTAATACTATAGGAAGCTCGAGCTACAGTAACCTGGacataaacacattaaacaatgACACAATATAGATAGTTTGCAAAATTGAGATTGAAACTGGTTACCAACATAATATAAATAGACATGATATAATCACCTAAATGGCTGAAAGCCTGAGGTCACATTTCGGAAAAACCTTGATCAAGTTTGACAGGTatagtggatggatggataaatatgATCATTTATACAATCATTTTATATTAAGAGCAGAGACTCCCTGATCATCGTTCACAATGTGATTTTAGACCTTTCCAGGTAAAAACTCTACTTTAACTCCCAAATCCGAACCTTTACTCACTGAAATGAAGATGATTATTCTAACCACATACCTCAGCTACTACAGGTTTAGTCAAGTACAGAGAAGCAGGAACTCTAATTTTAGTTATGACTCAAAGTTTTTCACCATATGTGAGGGTTGGAATGCAGAGCGATTGATGAAAAAAgccatatgttttttttatttattgtaaaaacCATTTAATCTCACCAACATGAAACataagaccttgttaaactacctcactcctcaatgcattctCGCTTGGAAATTGATATATGGTTATTTTgtggtaacttttttttttttaaagaatttaacaaCTTCaaaaatcagaatctgttgtagaagcaaaaattcaactttttgggaaaatgtaatttgacagtttaataaacataccacttgttttttatattagtACTTTAAATACAGCTAGATACCATTTACGTGTTCTCACAagttaaaaaggaaaattaaataaattgtatttcataccattttgtacttgtaaaggtgaaatttctAATTTTTGATATTTGCAATTATATCACATTGTTTAGTATTTGGATATATGGTATCGTGAcgtgcaaatcgtgaatcgtattgtcagattcatggcattGCACACCCCTAGCATTTAGTGATTTCTTGTAATAAGAACGTAAATCTTCCTGGTGAAGTAGAAGCTCAGTTTGAATATTTGGtacaaataatgataataatttgtaGATTGGTGCAGTTTATTTCATCCAGTGTGTACAAGTGACATTTCTTTATCAGGCTTACCTGAGGCCAACTGCATCCACGCACAGATCTTAAAGACATTCCCTGCATTGCAGAAGAAGAACAGGCTAAAGCACACCATGGTGCCCACAATCAGCAGCATGGAGGACCCCACCATGAACATGGCCGTCCTGAACGCTGGAGACGGGATGGAGTTGAAGTCCAGGATGCTGCCTTTGCACGTGAGCTCAGAGGTGAGTGCGTTGCCGATGCAGTAGTGAAAGAGGCCAAAGTAACCGGCCTGAGGCGTGTTAACGCTGTCCCCGATCCAGAAAGGCTGGATGAAGACCACCACGGTGATGATGACGAAGCAGATGGTAAAGACGGCCCACATGACGCCAATGGCGCGGGAGTTTCTCACATAGTTGGTGTGGTAGATCTTTGCAGCCTCCTGAGCTGGAAGCAGgtccattttaatgtatttactgaGCTACTGTAGTGACCTCAagacacacactaacacacacacacacctgtctgtCAGCACTGAATGACTCGGCTTAGGAttcagcaccacggacagcGCTGCATCTCTAATTAATGACCTGTCGTCATAGGATTAGGACACCTGACAAAGTAGGAGAAGTCACTATATCAACGCAGACTGACAATAGAGAGCATAAAGCTGTTGTTTATCTAGTCTTTATTCTATTTCAATTAAACCAAATGAGTGCATCTTGTAATGCTTTAAACCTATACAGCAATTTTGATAATccacaaaataaatgcataaataaatgctGTAAATATTAATTTGAAGTTTTTCTGAGAGTTTTATAATTTAACTTGTCGAATAGTCACACAATGTGACAATCGGCTCTTTGTAAATTAATGTTATCTATTCTTTTTAAagctaaatgcattttttttttaaactgtaagagataaaaatcaatttatCATCTCTATCATCCTTCTTTATTTCAATCtcatttcaatcatttttaaaaactaagaCACAATTAGTATTCACAAGATAAAAGCATATACAtataaaacagataaaaagCTGTTATTATAAGAGACAACTGTATCAATGTCGCCACAAAGATGACTGATAACACATAGAGCTTTGACAGTGATTTGTCAACAGCTGGATGATGGAATTATGACAATTCCTTTCGACAGATACATTAAGACATTAAGTTTCTCATAAAAGCCTGAAAAGTGTTCACTTTTATAAAACAAAGTCACTCTCTTGCACTGGTTCATCAAGGCTTTTTAAAGGTCcaatatcatgctatttttcacccatctctctTTGTTCTCAgaaacccaaaaacatagtatttgaggtttattttcccaaacttgcctgttttccagagttttagcctctgaaaagtcactttctgagcaactctacacaaacaggctgatttgcggcctacttatgcatattcatgagtgggcgtgtctacagacgggacactgacttcctcctccctggcagaggacggcccgccctcctcccacccactacgtagctgagctcatgctgctttataaacaccagacagagcgtgggggcggggcgttcaccggtacatacatagactgtagaaaatacatacatagcactgcgcgaaggacgctgaaatgctcacctttgtgggcgtgtctgtcagtaattcattgcatttctacacccaaccattactgagtaaattattattattattttttaaatgaccaacggacattgtgaaactacaaaaaatgaaaagacccgacaacaatcaaatgcatcacgtcatagccgaccaaccagataaAACGTaacctaccctgactccctcttccctgttcccttcgcCCTCATCTAGGTGTAACActaccctctctttttatattctccctttaatgaagtgtttcttacccttccttggggagggctggtgatggtcacatttatgcaataaaataaattaatgtatttaattgcaaaaacaaaacacttcatgTTGTGTTGACCTTTGATGCAGACATGGcacaaaaaacccccaaaaaacaaaaaacggattaaacgtaatgcacggcgccaaaacagcgtTGACGGCTGGTTATTTTCCATTAATGCTCAGTCACTTTCTTcagttcaggttggggtttctacctatgttattacccacatggcacatttattgaaaaaagaattgtacattacatacagatgcctttgtggaaaataaattaagctccaattgtgtaagatttttaagtttatactgtacatgatatgtttactgtatgcaagggaaccgtggcaagatttattaccaaaaatgaacctggggggtgaaagtaacttttacctTGAGTACTAAATGAGctcatttttacttgtacttgaatattttatggaTGACTTACTTGCACTCGagaacaatttcaatcaagtaacagtacttctacttgagtagaatacatCAGTACTTTTTTACACCTGTGCTAATGCTTATATTGGAAAAACAAACCCGAGCAGAAGGAATTGACGTTATTGTGGCGGTAGGGGTTGCTTAGAAAACATCACATGTGAAACGTGAGCACTGAATGAATGCATGTGGGCAGCATTAAACCTTCCAGCTCACTTCTGTTTCCAGAAAAACATGCTGGTTAATGAGGCTTACTGCCAATGCTGAGAACCATGAACTGCTGGGGAATTCAGAGTGCAATGTTCTCTGCCACGCTCTGCTGTTCAGGAGGTTGTTACTCTGCCTTAATTTCTCCTCCGTGAGCTAATTGGTTACATCACCCCCATAAAGCAGGGATACATAAAAACATAGTTATAGGTTTGATGTTTTAAGACTTTAATTTTTTACTCCGTTGTGGtctgattttgtttttcatgtttaatCTGGGAAAATAACAATAGCTCTAGGCTCTGATAGACGCAGCCGGACCTTGGCACCTGTGCACTTCAGTCGGTTTTGATACTGAAAAAGCCAAAGGTTCCTGTGCACCAAACATTGTGAGACTTTAATCAGCATCGAGCTGGTTTGTGGTGCCAATCCAGGGGGACCCCTGTCAGCTCTCTGCAGATCAGGAGCCACAATCAGCTGCTGGTGGGGCTGCTAACAGACAGGAAACACCAGCTCTGTTTGAAAGTCACATtaaagagggagggagggagccGCAGAGGAGACATTGCAGTTCAGATAAAAAAGGCTAATCAAACCCTGTCTGTGCAGAGGAAAAATGGGTGAGAGCTGCCTGTGAGAGGTGCACTAATGAGAGCTAATCTCAGAAAGCGGTGACAGCCAGTGAACGCCGTCCTGTCAACATTTCAACAAGTGTACAGATTCTGCTGCAGAGCTTTGAAGAGGAAACACGGTTGGAAACCAAATGGTTGGAGAAAGACTCTGACTTTATGCTTTGAGACACTTCCACTGCCCTTATTTTATATGTATGCATCAAACACGGTATTACACTGTTGATATATTGTCAACAGAGGagggtgatggtggtgatgcaTATACCTTTATATCTACTGTATGTGACCCAAGCATTTTAAACAAGAGACAGTCAATATCCAAAGGTCTCAATCGCTGCCAGAAAATGCAGTCATGCTAAAAAATTATTcaaagttcatgcacagatAGGGAGATTCTTTTGAAGAATGTCATGACGACGACGTGATTAGACTGGCATGAATTATCAATGTCTACTTTTGCATTCTATTTGCAGAGTGGCAATTATTTGCACTTTAGATCGGTAATATGTGTCTTTtttcaagtttgttttttttaatattaacttGAAAATGTATGCACAAGGATGCCTAGAGTTAGTCAAGTACAAGCAtggttatttcattatttttttcagtcctttttcctttaaaaaaaaaaaaaaaaaaaaaaatgtcctgaatTGTTATTGTGAGCCATTATAGCCAGTGTTggggttcaattataattgtaatttcctaatttatcatttatcacAACTGTGtcctaattgtaattttaataatcagttgctgttgtaatcctaattggattgtaattgagctcagataattgactttgtaattgtaattggcatggaagttctataatttatttaatcacaaacctgtggaaccatgtagcagttctatgtcttacacatataacaatcaataaaatgtgtttcatgtcaacttttcccactacctgtctattttaccattttttacgCCCACatcaaaatattaatatcaatattttaatgATTAAGGAAGACAAATTGGAGGATAGACAaaatgtttagtgtgttttacaactgatttaaaacattggtCAAAACCGACCCATTATGACACACGTGgaagtttatgttttaaaacttttatgtgcttatttattaaaccatcagtaattgtgattaattgaattcgaaatttagtaattgaaaatgtatttgtaactgACTTTAAGGAGGAACTTTAAGttaaattaagttgtaatttatcatgggtaattgaagatgtagttatagttgaaaaatgtaattgaccccctaTCGTGAGCCCAGTATCGTATATTGTCTCATTTTGTAACATTTGTATATTGTCCCACCCTAACATTTTACATACATGCCTCACCCTGGGTTGAAACCACATGAAGgttaataataagaataattataATCATTGACAGTT
This portion of the Gouania willdenowi chromosome 7, fGouWil2.1, whole genome shotgun sequence genome encodes:
- the lhfpl5b gene encoding LHFPL tetraspan subfamily member 5b; translated protein: MDLLPAQEAAKIYHTNYVRNSRAIGVMWAVFTICFVIITVVVFIQPFWIGDSVNTPQAGYFGLFHYCIGNALTSELTCKGSILDFNSIPSPAFRTAMFMVGSSMLLIVGTMVCFSLFFFCNAGNVFKICAWMQLASGVLMVIGCMIYPDGWDAEEVKRMCGQRTGKYTLGNCTVRWAYILAIISILDAVLLALLSFTLGNRQDSLLPDDFEIEGNKEGERVTS